In one window of Nothobranchius furzeri strain GRZ-AD chromosome 11, NfurGRZ-RIMD1, whole genome shotgun sequence DNA:
- the LOC129157162 gene encoding uncharacterized protein — protein MSQLDQYSDQLARVLCKKGGEVGRKIKNIMAAIHQKDSVDTRRACNLQAVALYLNEVPEELVKEYDSEDFEETQRKLDQTLIGIYVIKHPGSSTDQAPEDVGIIVEGVQVLTGLNDVATAFALLFGIIYDLNLSYPTDLRYTFEFIQKILMELDTHRLSNKIQVLKNKMLE, from the exons ATGTCGCAGCTGGACCAGTACTCAGACCAGTTGGCAAGAGTGCTTTGCAAGAAAGGTGGAGAAGTTGGACGAAAAATTAAAAACATCATGGCTGCGATTCACCAG AAGGATTCTGTTGACACAAGAAGAGCTTGCAACCTCCAGGCAGTAGCCCTGTACCTAAACGAGGTCCCTGAAGAGCTAGTGAAGGAATATGAC AGTGAAGATTTTGAAGAGACCCAGAGAAAGTTGGATCAGACTCTCATCGGTATCTATGTGATTAAACATCCAGGTTCATCTACTGATCAGGCTCCAGAAGACGTTGGCATCATAGTTGAAGGTGTACAGGTACTTACTGGACTCAATGATGTTGCCACTGCTTTTGCCTTATTGTTTGGCATCATCTACGACCTGAACCTGAGCTACCCCACTGATCTCAGATACACTTTTGAATTCATTCAAAAGATTCTGATGGAACTTGACACACACAGGCTTTCGAACAAAATCCAAGTGCTCAAAAACAAAATGCTGGAATGA